Proteins encoded in a region of the Ziziphus jujuba cultivar Dongzao chromosome 3, ASM3175591v1 genome:
- the LOC132803064 gene encoding uncharacterized protein LOC132803064: MPSVAIPTISVPEKAEKKNEKFEEDNQQNIGASSIPRPRAVLSSPNNDVVIGNKNRVKTERPSVLKNRKTIQNRHALRKVIPSRTAENSMNMKKSKEVPDKSNLKGKKASAVTVPSQRRNPRTGKPSSIRI; encoded by the exons ATGCCGAGTGTAGCTATACCAACAATTTCTGTACCTGAAA AAGCAGAGAAGAAAAACGAGAAATTTGAAGAggataatcaacaaaatattgGAGCGAGTTCGATACCTCGGCCACGGGCTGTATTATCAAGTCCGA ATAATGATGTAGTTATTGGGAATAAAAACAGAGTCAAAACAGAAAGGCCATCGGTTTTGAAGAATCGTAAGACAATTCAAAATAGGCATGCACTACGTAAGGTTATCCCAAGCCGGACAGCAGAAAATTCTATGAACATGAAAAAGTCCAAGGAGGTTCCGGATAAGAGCAATCTTAAAGGCAAAAAAGCATCAGCTGTAACAGTTCCGAGTCAGAGACGAAATCCTAGAACCGGGAAACCAAGCTCTATTAGAATTTGA
- the LOC107422468 gene encoding TMV resistance protein N, translating into MASASSSSSSSSREKYDVFLSFRGEDTRDGFTDYLYHALDLKHIVTFKDDENLESGHRISEIMEAIKESKICIIVFSKDFASSTWCLDEVVRILECKRNGSAVVPIFYGIEPSVVRKQQEGYAEAFAKHEQDRREMVQQWRDALKEVADISGYDSKNIRPEYRFIEKIVEDILLKLSKYVSANDHFKRHLIGIEKPTKEIEGLLCIGSMNVRIIGLYGMGGIGKTTLARAIFQTFYCHFESCCFLNDVREEFERHGINHLREKLLFELFKDKTSLNMESTAIQDRCRRTKVLIVLDDLNAILQLNRLLPKGCTFGDGSRIIVTTRDAQVLKLRADELYEVKRLNDSDALTLFRLHAFGQNSDLPGYEALSKSAADYAHGNPLALEVLGCSLYSKSIKVWESALDKLKTDPDRTIQKVLKISYDGLDDEAIQGIFLDIACFFDGEVDREYVESILHRNEQHSDATAGISVLIDKSLIIECQNKLSMHALLRQMGKAIVCDKNKEPGKRSRLWNAKDVSYVLERSTGTFEVEGILLNLSELRKDVKVEPKAFSKMYHLRFLRMHCDDRFCNGEIFYEKVGWGPYNREVRQQIYLPYEGLEFPSDELRYLQWDLYPLKDFLSNFSPENLVELVMRDSQLVELHWDENQPVEKLKKMDLSYSEHLIQIPNLCGAINLESINLQGCISLVQIPSCFKNLDKLELLDLSDCENLKDGMENLPLNIRKLKLCRTAIEVLPSSVRFLLGLLDLDMSGCNKLKDGIENLPSNLKELRLCGTAIQVVPSTIGCLMGLSHLDLYNCERLESLPESIWKLESLEWLDLSNCPNLIELEDCTSSSLRYLKISGCTGLRSIIALPPSLTCLDANNCTSLEEISSWWTPTVQDYDPQVQHRNNKSEGEIYNFQQCLKLGHDTCINVIADGARRRIFSAQDDISYLEMVYPGNVIPQWFSHRARGESFIQLSRNWLNTDDSRFKFVFGAVFAFKISGPETKIRFRFNFKTSMDSSVGGSFNYEDVCTLQVNNSSDHVLIRYATIDLRHVFGVNWFSVCRMVTEASFHVFMEVEKKGNWKIKNHGLEVIHCPASLGLRFRDLAASPSSASTYQYKYDVYISSRSVDSRYCFIEPLCRALGEHIRICKHDENPISVHKIPKIMDTIKESKICMIVFSNNFASLTWRLDEVVRILDCKRDWKDTVIPIFYGIDPSIVRKQVGRYAQAFNKHEQHFKDTMDKVQRWRDALKEVTNLSGYDSKDFGDKYQLIGRIVGDVLAKVFTSLSINYSKLGLVGIQIRITKIEGLLGNIGSMDVRTIGLYGIRGIGKTTLAMAVFLKLYRHFSWHCFLCNVREEFHLREKLVSELFKETYNPSMQWPSIQDRLRHTKVLIVLDDLDDATSQFDNLLSMCEFGNGSRIIVTSRDMQVLKTVTDQVYEVERLNDFEALELFHLHAFKQNSGIARDYATLSEKMANYTDGNPLALKVLGSSLSSKTIRDWESALEELQSEPNKDIEKVLRISLTNRGKRQKRLHSHPGCIS; encoded by the exons AtggcttctgcttcttcttcttcttcttcttcttctcgagAAAAGTATGATGTATTTCTCAGTTTTAGGGGTGAGGACACCCGAGATGGTTTTACTGATTATCTTTATCATGCTCTGGATCTAAAGCATATCGTGACCTTCAAAGATGATGAGAACCTTGAAAGTGGCCATAGAATTTCTGAAATCATGGAGGCCATTAAGGAATCTAAGATTTGCATAATAGTTTTCTCCAAAGACTTTGCATCTTCcacatggtgtttggatgaagtGGTTCGCATACTCGAATGCAAGAGAAATGGGAGTGCTGTTGTACCCATTTTTTATGGCATAGAACCATCTGTTGTACGAAAACAGCAGGAGGGTTATGCAGAAGCATTTGCTAAACATGAACAAGACAGAAGGGAGATGGTGCAGCAGTGGAGGGATGCTCTTAAAGAAGTAGCTGATATCAGCGGTTATGATTCAAAAAACATTAG GCCTGAGTACAggtttattgaaaaaattgttgaagatattttattgaaattgtcTAAATACGTATCAGCAAATGATCATTTCAAGAGGCACTTGATTGGAATTGAAAAGCCTACGAAGGAAATTGAAGGATTGTTGTGCATTGGCTCAATGAATGTTCGCATCATAGGCCTTTATGGCATGGGGGGCATTGGAAAAACCACCCTTGCACGTGCTATATTTCAAACCTTCTATTGTCATTTCGAAAGTTGTTGCTTTCTTAACGATGTTAGAGAAGAATTTGAAAGACATGGAATAAATCATTTGAGAGAGAAACTTCTTTTTGAGCTGTTCAAAGATAAAACTTCTCTAAACATGGAATCAACTGCTATTCAAGACAGATGCCGCCGTACAAAGGTCCTTATTGTTTTAGATGATTTGAATGCAATATTACAATTAAACAGATTATTACCTAAAGGGTGTACCTTCGGTGATGGAAGTAGAATTATTGTCACAACCAGAGATGCCCAAGTGCTCAAGTTAAGGGCAGATGAACTTTACGAGGTTAAGAGGTTAAATGACTCTGACGCCCTTACGCTTTTTCGCTTGCATGCTTTTGGTCAAAATTCTGATCTTCCAGGGTATGAAGCTTTATCAAAAAGTGCAGCAGATTATGCACATGGCAATCCATTAGCTCTTGAAGTCTTGGGTTGTTCCCTTTACTCCAAAAGCATAAAAGTATGGGAAAGTGCATTGGATAAGTTGAAAACAGATCCAGACAGGACCATTCAAAAAGTGTTGAAAATAAGTTATGATGGATTAGATGACGAAGCAATCCAGGGCATATTTCTCGACATTGCATGCTTCTTCGATGGTGAAGTTGACAGAGAATATGTGGAAAGCATACTACACCGCAATGAGCAACATTCTGATGCAACAGCAGGAATCAGTGTTCTCATTGATAAATCCTTAATAATTGAATGCCAAAACAAATTGTCCATGCATGCTTTACTACGACAAATGGGTAAGGCTATTGTTTGTGATAAAAACAAAGAACCTGGAAAACGTAGTAGACTGTGGAATGCTAAAGATGTTAGCTATGTATTGGAAAGAAGTACG GGAACCTTTGAAGTTGAAGGTATATTATTGAATCTGTCTGAACTTAGAAAGGATGTAAAAGTGGAGCCTAAAGCATTCTCAAAGATGTACCATCTACGATTTCTTAGAATGCATTGTGACGACAGATTTTGCAATGGAGAAATATTCTACGAGAAAGTAGGATGGGGTCCATACAATAGAGAAGTGCGCCAACAAATATATCTTCCTTATGAAGGTTTAGAGTTTCCTTCTGATGAGCTGAGATATCTTCAGTGGGATTTATACCCTTTAAAAgattttctatcaaattttaGTCCAGAAAATCTTGTTGAACTTGTCATGCGTGATAGCCAACTTGTGGAGCTACATTGGGATGAAAATCag CCCGTTGagaagttgaagaagatggatcTTAGTTATTCTGAGCACCTTATTCAAATACCAAACTTGTGTGGGGCTATAAATCTTGAAAGTATAAATCTTCAAGGGTGTATAAGTTTGGTTCAGATTCCTTCATGCTTTAAGAATCTGGACAAGCTTGAGCTACTAGATTTGAGTGATTGTGAGAATCTGAAAGATGGCATGGAAAATCTTCCATTGAATATAAGGAAGTTGAAATTGTGCAGGACAGCAATAGAAGTATTGCCCTCATCAGTTAGGTTTCTTTTGGGTCTATTAGATTTGGATATGAGTGGATGCAATAAACTGAAAGATGGGATAGAAAATCTTCCATCGAATTTAAAGGAGTTAAGACTCTGCGGGACAGCAATACAAGTAGTGCCATCAACAATTGGGTGTCTCATGGGTCTCTCACATTTAGATTTGTATAATTGCGAAAGACTTGAAAGTCTACCGGAAAGCATTTGGAAGTTGGAATCACTGGAATGGCTGGATCTTTCTAATTGCCCAAATCTGATCGAGCTTGAGGATTGTACAAGTTCATCTCTTCGATATTTGAAAATAAGTGGTTGTACGGGATTGAGATCAATAATTGCGCTTCCACCATCTTTAACTTGTTTGGATGCAAATAACTGCACATCGCTGGAGGAAATATCAAGTTGGTGGACCCCAACCGTACAAGATTATGACCCCCAAGTTCAACATCGAAATAATAAAAGTGAAGgggaaatttataattttcagcAATGTCTAAAATTGGGTCACGACACATGTATCAACGTTATTGCTGATGGTGCACGCCGTAGAATTTTCTCTGCTCaggat GATATTTCATATCTGGAAATGGTGTACCCAGGAAATGTAATCCCACAGTGGTTCAGCCATCGAGCTCGTGGGGAATCATTTATCCAGCTTTCTCGAAATTGGCTTAATACTGATGATTCCCGCTTCAAATTTGTCTTTGGCGCTGTTTTTGCGTTTAAAATTTCTGGGCCAGAAACTAAAATCCGATTCAGATTCAATTTCAAGACCAGCATGGACAGTAGTGTCGGCGGTTCTTTCAATTATGAAGATGTTTGCACGCTTCAAGTAAATAACAGCTCAGATCATGTCTTAATTAGGTATGCGACTATCGATTTGAGGCATGTATTTGGGGTAAACTGGTTCTCTGTTTGTAGAATGGTCACCGAGGCTTCTTTCCATGTGTTTATGGAGGTagaaaaaaaaggcaattgGAAGATCAAAAATCATGGGCTCGAG GTTATACACTGCCCTGCTTCATTAGGTTTGCGGTTTAGGGACTTGGCTGCTTCACCATCATCAGCTTCTACTTATCAATATAAGTATGACGTGTATATCAGTTCCAGAAGTGTGGACAGCcgttattgttttattgaacCTCTTTGTCGAGCTTTGGGCGAGCATATCAGGATCTGCAAACATGACGAAAACCCAATAAGTGTCCATAAGATTCCAAAAATTATGGACACCATTAAGGAATCTAAGATTTGCATGATAGTTTTCTCCAACAACTTTGCTTCTTTGACATGGCGTTTGGATGAGGTGGTTCGCATACTTGATTGCAAGAGAGATTGGAAAGATACCgtaatacccattttttatgGCATAGATCCATCCATTGTACGCAAACAGGTTGGGAGATATGCGCAAGCATTTAATAAACATGAACAGCATTTCAAGGACACCATGGACAAGGTGCAGCGATGGAGGGATGCTCTCAAGGAAGTGACCAATCTCAGCGGCTATGATTCAAAGGATTTTGG GGACAAATACCAGTTGATTGGTCGAATTGTTGGAGATGTCTTGGCGAAGGTGTTTACAAGCTTATCAATAAATTATTCGAAGCTGGGCTTGGTTGGAATTCAAATTCGGATCACAAAAATTGAAGGATTATTAGGCAATATTGGCTCAATGGATGTTCGTACTATTGGTCTTTATGGAATTAGGGGTATTGGAAAGACCACCCTTGCTATGGCTGTATTTCTAAAGTTATACCGTCATTTCTCATGGCATTGCTTTCTTTGCAATGTTAGAGAAGAATTTCATTTGAGAGAGAAACTTGTTTCTGAATTGTTCAAGGAAACATACAATCCAAGCATGCAATGGCCAAGTATTCAAGACAGACTCCGACATACAAAGGTCCTTATTGTCTTGGATGATTTGGATGATGCGACATCCCAATTTGACAACTTATTATCTATGTGCGAGTTTGGTAATGGAAGTAGAATCATTGTAACTTCTAGAGATATGCAGGTGCTTAAGACAGTGACTGATCAAGTTTATGAGGTTGAGAGGTTAAATGATTTTGAAGCTCTTGAACTCTTCCACTTGCATGCTTTTAAGCAAAATTCTGGTATTGCAAGAGATTATGCTACATTATCAGAAAAAATGGCAAATTACACCGATGGTAATCCATTAGCTCTTAAAGTCTTGGGTTCTTCTCTTAGCTCCAAGACCATAAGAGATTGGGAAAGTGCATTGGAGGAGCTGCAAAGTGAACCAAACAAAGACATTGAAAAAGTATTGAGAATAAGTTTGACCAATAggggaaaaagacaaaaaaggctACACAGCCATCCAGGATGCATTTCTTGA
- the LOC132799200 gene encoding pentatricopeptide repeat-containing protein At4g02750-like: protein MFFTPHHTHALKLIQTLSRRLPKPLSTATTKFCIQSHASATLPDLKPLNSKITSYMRNGLVDQAQKLFDEMPRRNTVTWNAMIRGYFLNGDTENAIYLFERMPERDVFSYNTTIAGLMQFGDVDGAEGVFKGMIFRDVVTWNSMVAGYIRNGMIDEAVWVFDGMPLKDVVSWNLVVGGLVNCGEFDLAEGYFKRMTTRDVASWTIMVSGLARAGRVFEARELFEAMPMRDIQAWNAMLVGYIEHGCIEIAEVLFHKMPKRNFDSWIVLVNGLVKSKRVNDAMKLFIEMPQKRQTTWNSILVELTRNGLIRESHAFLEKFPCTDVVSWTNILVGYFKIGEVGCAIKLFGLMSIRDATAYNVTIFGLGENDHGEEGVKLFIRMKESGPSPDEATFTSILTICSDLPALHLGRQTHAQVVKAGFNNFLAVSNAMVTMYTRCGNMDSALLEFSSMLTHDIISWNSIICGFAHHGNAEKALEMFEQMRSKDVIPNHITFIGVLSACSHAGMVDQGRYFFDIMRYEYFLQPTSEHYTCLVDLLGRFGLIDEAINILDQIRADGIEVPGSVWGALLGACRIHRNIEIGKIAGERILDVEPDNSGVYLILAEMYLRCGRRKDAERIWTRMKETGVKKQPGCSWVELNNSGHVFLSGDSSHPEFERINSLLELMHMEIETKISKSKLTSSQQLQTSLVCYV from the coding sequence ATGTTCTTCACTCCTCACCATACCCATGCACTCAAACTCATCCAAACTCTCTCTCGCAGACTCCCAAAACCACTTTCTACTGCCACCACGAAGTTCTGTATACAAAGCCATGCTTCAGCTACTCTTCCTGACCTGAAGCCTCTCAACTCCAAGATCACTAGCTACATGCGAAATGGGCTTGTCGATCAGGCCCAGAAGCTGTTCGACGAAATGCCTCGGCGAAACACCGTCACTTGGAATGCTATGATCAGGGGATATTTTCTTAATGGGGATACCGAAAACGCAATATATTTGTTTGAACGAATGCCCGAGCGTGATGTGTTCTCGTATAACACAACTATTGCCGGGTTGATGCAATTCGGAGATGTTGATGGTGCTGAAGGAGTCTTTAAAGGGATGATATTTAGAGATGTTGTTACGTGGAATTCGATGGTTGCGGGGTATATTCGTAATGGGATGATTGATGAGGCGGTATGGGTATTTGATGGGATGCCGTTGAAGGATGTGGTTTCTTGGAACTTGGTGGTTGGTGGACTTGTGAACTGTGGAGAATTTGATTTGGCTGAAGGGTATTTCAAAAGAATGACTACTCGGGATGTTGCTTCTTGGACTATAATGGTTTCAGGGCTTGCGAGAGCAGGAAGGGTTTTTGAAGCCCGTGAGCTTTTTGAAGCCATGCCTATGAGAGATATCCAAGCTTGGAATGCAATGCTGGTTGGCTATATAGAACATGGATGCATCGAAATTGCAGAAGTTTTATTTCATAAGATGCCCAAACGGAATTTCGATTCTTGGATAGTATTGGTTAATGGGTTGGTAAAAAGTAAAAGAGTTAATGATGCCATGAAGCTTTTCATCGAAATGCCACAGAAACGCCAAACAACATGGAACTCAATACTTGTGGAGTTAACGAGAAATGGGCTCATCAGGGAGTCTCATGCATTCCTGGAGAAATTCCCTTGCACAGATGTTGTGTCATGGACAAATATTCTTGTTGGATATTTCAAAATCGGAGAGGTTGGCTGTGCGATTAAACTCTTTGGGTTGATGTCAATTCGAGATGCAACTGCATATAATGTAACAATATTTGGATTAGGTGAAAACGATCATGGTGAAGAAGGTGTAAAACTTTTTATTAGAATGAAAGAATCAGGCCCATCCCCAGATGAGGCTACTTTTACAAGTATTTTGACAATCTGTTCAGACTTGCCAGCCCTACACCTTGGTAGACAAACTCATGCACAGGTTGTAAAAGCAGGATTCAATAATTTTCTTGCAGTTTCTAATGCCATGGTTACCATGTATACAAGATGTGGAAACATGGATTCTGCTTTGTTAGAATTCTCTTCCATGCTAACCCATGATATCATATCTTGGAATTCTATAATCTGTGGATTTGCTCACCATGGGAATGCAGAAAAAGCTTTGGAGATGTTTGAACAAATGAGATCAAAAGATGTCATACCCAATCATATAACCTTCATCGGTGTTCTATCTGCTTGTAGCCATGCTGGAATGGTGGACCAGGGCAGGTATTTCTTTGACATCATGAGATACGAGTATTTTCTTCAGCCAACGAGTGAACATTATACTTGTTTAGTTGATTTGCTGGGGAGATTTGGCCTTATAGACGAGGCAATCAATATTTTAGATCAAATAAGAGCAGATGGAATTGAAGTTCCTGGAAGTGTTTGGGGGGCATTACTCGGGGCCTGTAGAATCCACAGGAATATTGAAATTGGCAAGATTGCTGGGGAAAGGATTTTGGATGTAGAGCCTGATAATTCTGGTGTGTATTTAATTTTGGCAGAAATGTATCTGCGTTGTGGAAGAAGGAAAGATGCAGAAAGAATTTGGACCAGAATGAAAGAAACAGGAGTCAAAAAGCAGCCAGGGTGCAGTTGGGTTGAGCTAAACAACAGTGGCCATGTATTTCTTTCAGGAGATAGTTCGCATCCCGAGTTTGAAAGGATCAATTCTCTCCTAGAGTTGATGCATATGGAGATAGAgactaaaatttcaaaatcaaaacttaCTTCTTCTCAGCAACTACAAACTTCACTGGTATGTTATGTTTGA